From the genome of Halomonas sp. MCCC 1A13316, one region includes:
- the ftsH gene encoding ATP-dependent zinc metalloprotease FtsH: MDKKQRINLAYAVAAVLLWLAFLNWFENWRHVEPIPYSEFVQLLDEGKITDVVVGPERIVGQFTQPQPDGRTSFITYRVDPPLADMLTQHGIQYDGEVESTFFRNLMSWVLPIGIFYLFWMFFFRRFAEKQGLGGLMSVGKSKAKVYVVTDTKVTFDDVAGVDEAKEELKEIVAFLRDPKTYGRLGAHIPKGILLVGPPGTGKTLLARAVAGEAGVPFFSISGSEFVEMFVGVGAARVRDLFAQAASTKPCIIFIDELDALGKARGPGLTGGYDEKEQTLNQLLSELDGFDPSEGIVLLAATNRPEILDPALLRAGRFDRQVLVDRPERSGRLAILKVHIKKIWQLSDDVDLDHLAALTPGFTGADLANLVNEAALLATRREADTVTMADFTNAIERIVAGLEKKSRLLNPHERAVVAHHEMGHALVAATLPGMDPVHKVSIIPRGVGALGYTIQRPTEDRFLQTTTELRNRMVVLMGGRAAEQLIFGEISTGAADDLAKVTDIARRMVTRFGMADSVGQVVFEEDRQAFLGSDFYGTSHPKDYSEATGREIDLAVRDLVADSYTQASQILERRHDELTSGATLLLDRETLTANDFPAMKPSGTGLSS; encoded by the coding sequence ATGGACAAGAAGCAGCGGATCAATCTCGCGTATGCAGTCGCCGCGGTCCTGCTTTGGCTGGCTTTTCTAAACTGGTTCGAGAACTGGCGTCATGTGGAACCAATACCGTATTCGGAATTCGTACAGCTGCTGGATGAAGGCAAGATCACTGACGTCGTGGTGGGACCTGAGCGCATCGTTGGCCAGTTCACTCAACCGCAGCCCGATGGTCGTACTTCTTTCATCACCTATCGGGTAGACCCGCCGCTCGCGGACATGCTGACCCAGCACGGCATCCAATACGACGGCGAAGTCGAAAGCACCTTTTTCAGAAACCTGATGTCCTGGGTGCTGCCCATCGGCATCTTCTACCTGTTCTGGATGTTCTTTTTCCGCCGCTTCGCCGAGAAGCAGGGCCTGGGCGGGCTGATGTCCGTTGGCAAGTCCAAAGCCAAGGTTTATGTGGTAACCGATACCAAGGTCACTTTCGATGATGTCGCCGGTGTCGATGAGGCCAAGGAAGAACTCAAAGAGATCGTCGCCTTCCTGCGCGATCCCAAGACTTATGGCCGCCTGGGTGCCCATATCCCCAAGGGCATTCTTCTGGTCGGCCCGCCCGGCACCGGCAAGACCCTGCTAGCACGGGCGGTTGCCGGCGAAGCCGGGGTGCCGTTCTTCTCCATCTCAGGATCGGAGTTCGTGGAGATGTTCGTCGGTGTCGGAGCCGCCCGGGTGCGGGATCTGTTCGCTCAGGCGGCTAGTACCAAGCCTTGCATCATCTTTATCGATGAGCTGGATGCGCTTGGCAAGGCACGCGGTCCCGGGCTTACGGGCGGGTACGATGAGAAGGAGCAGACCCTGAACCAGCTACTCTCCGAACTCGATGGGTTCGATCCTTCCGAGGGTATCGTGCTCTTGGCGGCGACCAACCGGCCAGAGATCCTGGATCCTGCCCTCCTGCGGGCCGGACGCTTCGATCGTCAAGTGTTGGTCGATCGACCAGAGCGTAGCGGGCGTCTCGCCATTCTCAAGGTGCACATAAAGAAGATCTGGCAGCTGAGCGACGACGTAGATCTCGACCACCTGGCGGCGCTTACTCCCGGCTTTACCGGGGCCGATCTCGCGAACCTGGTGAACGAGGCGGCACTGCTGGCAACCCGGCGGGAGGCCGACACCGTGACCATGGCAGACTTCACCAATGCCATCGAGCGCATCGTCGCGGGGCTCGAGAAGAAGAGCCGCCTGTTGAACCCGCATGAACGCGCGGTGGTGGCGCATCATGAAATGGGGCATGCCTTGGTAGCGGCGACGCTACCCGGCATGGACCCTGTCCACAAGGTATCGATCATTCCGCGTGGCGTAGGGGCACTCGGCTATACGATCCAGCGACCGACCGAGGATCGCTTCCTGCAGACCACCACCGAACTCAGAAATCGGATGGTCGTGCTTATGGGCGGAAGGGCCGCCGAGCAGCTGATTTTCGGTGAAATTTCCACTGGCGCGGCCGATGACCTGGCCAAGGTCACCGACATTGCACGGCGCATGGTAACTCGCTTCGGCATGGCGGATTCCGTTGGCCAGGTAGTCTTCGAAGAGGATCGCCAAGCCTTTCTGGGGAGCGATTTCTACGGCACGTCACATCCCAAGGACTATTCCGAAGCGACTGGGCGAGAGATCGATCTCGCGGTGCGCGACCTGGTGGCGGATTCCTATACCCAAGCATCGCAGATACTGGAACGGCGGCACGATGAGCTGACCTCCGGCGCTACTCTGCTGCTGGATCGCGAAACGCTGACCGCCAATGACTTTCCCGCCATGAAACCGTCCGGGACGGGACTGTCTTCCTGA
- a CDS encoding FtsX-like permease family protein: MWIEGFIAWSLLRDGRAQTALMLVGIMVGAAVVVFISVLITGLQANIIERTLGTQAHIRLLPLEEFNRVLPLQEPAPIALVLEDRRPQRLRSIDNWQALVPVLDRWPGVTAVSPTISGPALAVRGSANRSVSIIGADVERLRAILPIADHMVEGVFRLRPGEILIGRELADDLGLQSGDRMRLDTAGERTVVMTVAGVFELGVREIDNRLMYLDLDEARSLLDLPGGVTALELTVAEVFAADRLALRLGALTGQRAESWMETNAQLLNALRSQSLSTTMIRSFVSLSVAFGIASVLAVSVVQRTREIGILRAMGLGRGRILRVFLIQGALLGLVGGGLGAMFGSLLVLAFDVFGPRLFVIGFNPWLIPAAMALAGMAGLAAAAWPASRAARLDPAVAIRHV; the protein is encoded by the coding sequence ATGTGGATCGAAGGGTTCATTGCCTGGAGCCTGCTGCGTGATGGCCGCGCCCAGACTGCCCTGATGCTGGTCGGCATCATGGTGGGGGCGGCCGTGGTGGTCTTCATCAGTGTCCTTATCACTGGGCTCCAGGCCAACATCATCGAGCGTACCCTGGGCACGCAGGCCCACATTCGCCTGCTGCCGCTCGAGGAGTTCAATCGCGTACTGCCGCTGCAGGAGCCAGCGCCGATCGCCCTGGTGCTGGAGGACCGCAGACCGCAGCGTCTGCGTTCCATCGACAACTGGCAGGCACTGGTGCCCGTGCTCGACCGCTGGCCGGGCGTGACCGCGGTATCGCCGACGATCAGCGGTCCGGCCCTGGCGGTGCGTGGCAGCGCCAATCGCTCGGTCTCGATCATCGGGGCCGACGTGGAGCGGCTGCGGGCCATTCTGCCCATTGCCGACCACATGGTCGAAGGCGTGTTCCGGCTGCGCCCCGGGGAGATCCTGATTGGCCGGGAGCTGGCCGATGACCTGGGCCTTCAGAGCGGTGACCGGATGCGCCTCGACACCGCCGGGGAGCGCACCGTGGTCATGACCGTCGCAGGGGTCTTCGAGCTGGGGGTGCGCGAAATCGACAATCGACTCATGTATCTCGACCTGGACGAGGCTCGCAGCCTCCTCGACCTGCCCGGGGGCGTGACGGCGCTCGAACTCACCGTAGCGGAGGTGTTCGCTGCCGACCGGCTGGCGCTTCGCCTCGGAGCACTGACTGGGCAGCGTGCCGAGAGCTGGATGGAGACGAATGCGCAGCTACTCAATGCACTGCGCTCCCAGAGCCTCTCCACGACCATGATTCGCAGCTTCGTCAGCCTTTCGGTGGCATTCGGCATCGCCAGCGTGCTGGCGGTCAGTGTGGTGCAGCGAACCCGTGAGATCGGCATTCTGCGGGCAATGGGCCTCGGCCGGGGGCGAATCCTGCGCGTGTTTCTGATCCAGGGCGCACTGCTGGGGCTGGTCGGCGGGGGACTGGGGGCGATGTTCGGCTCGCTGCTGGTGCTGGCCTTCGACGTGTTCGGTCCCCGCCTGTTCGTGATCGGCTTCAACCCATGGCTCATTCCGGCGGCCATGGCGCTGGCCGGTATGGCGGGTCTCGCTGCTGCCGCCTGGCCCGCCAGCCGCGCGGCCCGGCTCGACCCCGCGGTGGCCATTCGCCATGTCTGA
- a CDS encoding PHA/PHB synthase family protein — translation MSPASPNPPDPVIAPRNVPCERPPTAAERPNPGFYSTHALDRAFKANLARLTAGITPAGLASVYFEWLVHLMLSPGKQLELGEKYTRKLMRFGQYLSRQALKPGAGACIEPLEQDRRFSGEAWQRWPYNLIYQSFLLTQQWWHNATSDVDGLSPDSERVVNFITRQMLDRYSPSNSPWLNPEVVGTTLATGGQNLVVGWQHFLEDWERAVSGKPPVGAEAFRVGRNLAITPGKVVYRNRLIELIQYAPTTKQVFAEPVLIVPAWIMKYYILDLTPTQSLVKYLVDEGYTVFMISWRNPGSEEHNLGMEGYRRLGPMAALDAVSAITGSSKVHGVGYCLGGTLLSIAAAAMARDGDDRLATLTTLATQVDFTEAGELMLFIGESQVSYLENMMWDQGYLDGYQMAGAFQILRSNDLIWSRIVHDYLLGGRQPMNELMAWNADLTRMPYRMHSEYLRQLFLNNELANGHYRVDERPVVIQDIKTPLFVVSTTTDHVAPWKSVYKIHLLADTEEVTFLLTSGGHNAGIVSEPGHPGRRYRMATQYHGKAYLDPETWQQITPEQDGSWWPAWHQWLAGHSTERVAPPAMGGNQHPPLADAPGTYVLAP, via the coding sequence ATGTCGCCCGCTTCACCCAACCCGCCCGACCCCGTTATCGCTCCCCGGAACGTTCCTTGTGAACGACCTCCCACTGCCGCGGAACGCCCCAACCCAGGGTTCTACTCCACCCATGCGCTGGATCGAGCCTTTAAGGCCAATCTGGCCAGGCTGACCGCTGGCATCACGCCGGCCGGCCTGGCCAGCGTCTATTTCGAGTGGCTGGTCCACCTGATGCTGTCTCCCGGCAAGCAGCTGGAGCTGGGCGAGAAGTACACGCGCAAGCTGATGCGATTCGGCCAGTACCTCAGCCGCCAGGCGCTCAAGCCGGGTGCCGGGGCCTGCATCGAGCCCTTGGAGCAGGACCGCCGCTTCAGTGGCGAGGCGTGGCAGCGCTGGCCCTACAACCTGATCTACCAGTCCTTCCTGTTGACGCAGCAGTGGTGGCACAACGCCACCAGCGACGTGGACGGCCTGTCGCCGGATAGCGAACGGGTGGTGAACTTCATCACCCGCCAGATGCTGGACCGTTACTCGCCGTCCAACTCCCCATGGCTGAACCCCGAGGTGGTCGGCACCACCCTCGCGACTGGCGGGCAGAACCTGGTGGTCGGCTGGCAGCACTTCCTCGAGGACTGGGAGCGGGCCGTGTCCGGCAAGCCGCCGGTCGGTGCCGAGGCGTTCCGCGTCGGCCGGAACCTGGCGATCACGCCCGGCAAGGTGGTCTACCGAAACCGACTCATCGAGCTGATCCAGTACGCACCGACGACGAAACAGGTCTTCGCCGAGCCGGTGCTGATCGTGCCCGCCTGGATCATGAAGTACTACATTCTCGACCTCACGCCCACCCAATCCCTGGTCAAGTATCTGGTTGATGAGGGCTATACCGTGTTCATGATCTCGTGGCGCAACCCGGGCTCGGAGGAGCACAACCTGGGCATGGAGGGCTACCGCCGGCTGGGGCCGATGGCGGCGCTGGACGCTGTCTCCGCCATCACGGGCAGCAGCAAGGTGCACGGCGTGGGTTACTGCCTGGGAGGCACGCTGCTCTCCATCGCCGCGGCCGCCATGGCACGGGACGGTGACGACAGGCTGGCTACTCTTACTACCCTGGCCACCCAGGTGGACTTCACCGAGGCCGGCGAACTGATGCTGTTCATCGGCGAAAGCCAGGTGTCCTACCTGGAGAACATGATGTGGGATCAGGGCTACCTGGACGGCTATCAGATGGCCGGCGCCTTCCAGATCCTGCGCTCCAACGACCTGATCTGGTCGCGCATCGTGCACGACTACCTGCTGGGCGGCCGTCAGCCCATGAACGAGCTGATGGCCTGGAATGCGGACCTCACCCGCATGCCCTACCGCATGCACTCGGAGTATCTGCGCCAGTTGTTCCTGAACAACGAGCTGGCCAATGGCCATTATCGGGTGGACGAGCGGCCGGTCGTGATCCAGGACATCAAGACGCCGCTGTTCGTCGTCAGCACCACCACCGATCACGTGGCCCCTTGGAAATCCGTCTACAAGATCCATCTGCTGGCGGACACCGAAGAGGTGACATTTTTATTGACCAGTGGAGGCCACAACGCGGGGATCGTCAGCGAGCCGGGACACCCCGGGCGCCGTTATCGGATGGCTACGCAATATCATGGCAAGGCGTACCTGGACCCGGAGACCTGGCAACAGATCACCCCTGAGCAGGACGGCTCCTGGTGGCCGGCCTGGCATCAGTGGCTGGCGGGCCACTCCACGGAACGGGTGGCGCCGCCCGCCATGGGCGGCAACCAGCACCCGCCCCTCGCCGATGCGCCGGGCACCTACGTGCTCGCGCCGTGA
- a CDS encoding ABC transporter ATP-binding protein, translating into METHEVQGNEVLRLAGVCKAYDVGTPVENEVLHAIDLRLDRGTFASLTGPSGSGKSTLLNLIGLLDTPTSGELFVLERPTSAMDDQERTELRGGTIGLVFQFHHLIQAFSVLDNVLMPLMIRQGRPNAAMIGRARELLAAVGLAAFASRRPNELSGGQQQRVAIARALVSEPVLLLADEPTGNLDTASADEVFELFRRFNAEHDCAVLIVSHDPRISARCDRVIELVDGRIVHDETRP; encoded by the coding sequence ATGGAGACCCACGAGGTTCAGGGCAATGAGGTGCTGCGGCTGGCCGGCGTGTGCAAGGCCTATGACGTAGGCACCCCGGTGGAGAACGAAGTGCTGCATGCGATTGACCTGCGCCTCGATCGCGGCACCTTTGCCAGCCTCACCGGACCCTCCGGCTCGGGCAAGAGTACGCTGCTCAACCTCATTGGCCTGCTCGATACCCCGACATCGGGAGAGCTGTTCGTGCTCGAGCGGCCGACCAGCGCCATGGACGACCAGGAACGCACCGAACTGCGCGGCGGCACGATCGGACTGGTTTTCCAGTTCCATCACCTGATCCAGGCCTTCAGCGTGCTGGACAACGTGTTGATGCCCTTGATGATTCGGCAAGGTCGCCCGAACGCAGCGATGATCGGCAGGGCAAGGGAACTTCTGGCCGCGGTAGGACTGGCTGCCTTTGCGTCCCGGCGTCCCAACGAACTCTCGGGCGGCCAGCAGCAGCGCGTGGCGATTGCCCGAGCCCTTGTCAGCGAGCCGGTGCTGCTGCTCGCCGACGAACCCACCGGCAACCTCGATACCGCCAGTGCCGATGAAGTGTTCGAGCTGTTTCGTCGCTTCAATGCCGAGCACGATTGCGCGGTGCTGATCGTCAGTCACGACCCGAGAATTTCGGCGCGCTGCGACCGGGTTATCGAACTGGTAGACGGACGCATCGTCCACGACGAGACAAGGCCATGA
- a CDS encoding efflux RND transporter periplasmic adaptor subunit: protein MSRWIVLLVALVALAAAGLFSWRMPVSATAYEVKEGALTQQVVASGRVVASSRAQIGSEIVGRVTERLVREGQQVEPGDILVVLDSTELAERVQETRAALRQLESARRPQAEAGLADARAHFEQARREHERARRLLESNMVSRQAVEQAEEREAAARAALERSRLDVEALAPGGAEEALLRARLAAAEAALERAVIHSPVTGTVLTRNVEPGDVVQPGRVLLEIARTGQRELRVPFDERHLGQLAVGQRARCVTDAYPDQPFDATISLIAPIIDAARGTVDVRLVMEQEPWFLREDMTVSVNVETARLERALTVPNDAIFGVEGASARVHGVEAGRVSPRSVTLGLRGLLHSEITAGLTAGEIVLTDPGLSPGQRIRPHLTDHPEQGEPASSREPFSFIR from the coding sequence ATGAGCCGATGGATCGTTCTCCTCGTTGCGCTTGTCGCCTTGGCGGCTGCGGGGCTTTTCTCCTGGCGGATGCCTGTGTCCGCCACGGCGTATGAAGTGAAAGAAGGCGCATTGACCCAGCAGGTGGTGGCCAGCGGTCGGGTGGTGGCCTCGTCGCGGGCGCAGATCGGCAGCGAGATCGTGGGCCGGGTGACCGAGCGCCTGGTACGCGAAGGGCAGCAGGTCGAACCCGGCGACATTCTGGTGGTGCTCGATTCAACGGAACTTGCCGAGCGCGTACAGGAAACCCGCGCGGCACTCCGCCAGTTGGAGAGCGCGCGCCGGCCCCAGGCCGAGGCCGGTCTTGCCGACGCCAGGGCGCATTTCGAGCAGGCCCGGCGCGAACATGAGCGTGCGCGCCGCCTGTTGGAGAGCAACATGGTCTCGCGCCAGGCGGTCGAGCAGGCCGAAGAGCGCGAAGCCGCGGCCCGGGCCGCCCTGGAGCGTTCGCGCCTCGACGTGGAAGCGCTGGCCCCCGGCGGTGCGGAGGAGGCGCTGCTGCGGGCACGACTGGCCGCCGCCGAGGCTGCCCTGGAGCGTGCCGTTATCCACTCTCCGGTTACCGGCACGGTGTTGACCCGTAACGTGGAGCCGGGGGATGTGGTTCAGCCCGGCAGGGTACTGCTGGAGATCGCTCGCACCGGGCAGCGTGAACTGCGGGTGCCGTTCGACGAGCGACACCTCGGCCAACTCGCCGTGGGGCAGCGTGCCCGTTGCGTCACCGACGCCTATCCCGACCAACCGTTCGATGCCACGATCAGTCTGATCGCACCGATCATCGACGCCGCCCGCGGCACCGTGGACGTAAGGCTGGTCATGGAGCAGGAACCCTGGTTTCTGCGCGAGGACATGACCGTCTCGGTGAATGTGGAAACTGCGCGCCTTGAGCGGGCGCTGACAGTGCCCAACGATGCGATATTCGGGGTCGAGGGCGCCTCTGCCCGGGTCCACGGGGTCGAGGCGGGCCGTGTTTCACCTCGCAGCGTGACCCTGGGGCTGAGGGGGCTGCTTCACTCCGAGATCACCGCAGGTCTGACGGCGGGTGAGATCGTGCTGACCGATCCTGGCCTCAGCCCGGGACAGCGCATCCGGCCTCACTTAACCGACCACCCGGAGCAGGGGGAGCCCGCCTCGTCCCGGGAGCCTTTTTCCTTCATACGGTGA